Below is a window of Tolypothrix bouteillei VB521301 DNA.
GCTGTCTTAGCAGATACAGGAACTTCGTTGCTGGTAACCGCGAATGGAATGCGACTATTCAGAACAAAGCGTATAAATTAGCTCTACGAGCTTTTTGCCCCTATTCCGCATCTTAACTGTCACAGACAAAAAACTCTTCAAGAGCGAGAAAGTAATCAAAGGGATCTGCTCCAGTAAAATAGTGATGAGATTTATTAGAAATGTACTTGTGCGATCGCTCCTAAAGATTGACTAACAGTTGCTAAAACTCTGGAACACGGGTCGTAAAAGATGGCAATTGTAGAGTGTTATGAGTCGGGTGAATATTACATTGCTTTTGAAAAACAGCTAGATATACTATCTGGAGCAAAATGTATACAGAATCGAGAAAATGTTTCAGAAGTATCTTGCTATAGAGACGATTGAATTTGTAGGTCGATCCATTCGATATCTTCACCATTAAAGGCTGGTGGTGGTGGAGCTTGAGTGTAATCTATAGATAAATCATATCCTGCTTCATCGTAAATTGCATTTAGGGCAGCTTGCAGGTTGAGAACGGCATTTGGATCTGGATTGCGAAGAGGAATGGGAGTGCGATTCGTTGGCAACCGAATCACGGTAACCAGT
It encodes the following:
- a CDS encoding DUF4058 family protein, translated to MYGLVTVIRLPTNRTPIPLRNPDPNAVLNLQAALNAIYDEAGYDLSIDYTQAPPPPAFNGEDIEWIDLQIQSSL